A single region of the Hyphomonas adhaerens MHS-3 genome encodes:
- a CDS encoding SDR family oxidoreductase, protein MKTTGNTILVTGGGSGIGRELAREFHALGNTVIVAGRTASSLEETIAGRDGMHARTLDVSDAADISRFAKALIADFPALNVLFNNAGIMVKEDWLADPVDLSVTEATVTTNILGPIRLTAALLPHLRAQPLARVVNVTSGLAYVPLAHAPAYSASKAALHAWTQSLRYQLRDTNVEVIELAPPGVRTGITPGQETRESYMPLEDFVAETMESFRIEDTPAEVCVQRAKMLRAAEASGNFDQIFKGLNDGYEG, encoded by the coding sequence ATGAAAACCACAGGCAACACGATCCTCGTCACAGGTGGCGGCTCCGGCATCGGCCGGGAACTGGCCCGCGAATTCCACGCGCTCGGCAATACAGTCATCGTCGCAGGGCGCACCGCCAGCAGCCTTGAAGAAACGATTGCCGGGCGTGACGGCATGCATGCGCGGACGCTGGATGTCAGCGACGCGGCAGACATTTCCCGCTTCGCCAAGGCCCTGATCGCGGACTTTCCGGCCCTGAACGTGCTGTTCAACAATGCCGGCATCATGGTGAAAGAAGACTGGCTGGCCGACCCGGTGGACCTGTCGGTCACCGAGGCAACCGTCACGACCAACATTCTCGGCCCGATCCGGCTGACCGCGGCCCTCCTCCCCCATCTGCGCGCACAGCCTCTGGCGCGCGTGGTCAATGTCACTTCCGGCCTTGCCTATGTCCCGCTCGCCCACGCCCCCGCCTATAGCGCGTCCAAGGCCGCGCTCCATGCCTGGACGCAATCGCTGCGCTACCAGCTGCGCGACACGAATGTGGAAGTCATTGAGCTGGCCCCGCCGGGCGTGCGGACGGGCATCACCCCCGGCCAGGAAACGCGCGAAAGCTATATGCCTCTGGAAGACTTCGTTGCCGAGACGATGGAGAGCTTCCGCATTGAAGACACGCCCGCCGAGGTCTGCGTCCAGCGCGCGAAAATGCTGCGCGCCGCCGAAGCCAGCGGCAATTTCGACCAGATCTTCAAGGGCCTGAACGACGGCTACGAAGGCTGA